One Hippoglossus stenolepis isolate QCI-W04-F060 chromosome 9, HSTE1.2, whole genome shotgun sequence genomic region harbors:
- the ralgds gene encoding ral guanine nucleotide dissociation stimulator isoform X1 encodes MVSFPGMQAEARSLKPGPLPEMFDSSWKVRSIWDAVRLEVVEDRSPVVLHSFTHLDPDLPLLESSTQEIGEEAEDDAIFTITLRKVQLHQSASKGQRWLGVDTDSALSLYETCKVRTIKAGTLERLVEYMVSAFRGKDSTYVTIFLCTYRSFASTKQVLDLLLNRYAKLQNVPAATAHRVSQDDCTELRNTVSSILGAWLDQYSEDFWTPPNYDCLHQLLSYLHHHFAGSDLERRARNLVAHFHRRQQCEPDPEGEHIGCPFATQEESGFEDELPAFSFLSFDPIMVAEQFTLMDADLFKKVVSYHCLGGIWSQRDKKGKEHLAPTIRATVAQFNSVTNCVITTCLSNPTLKPNQRARLLERWIDVARECRILKNFSSLRAILSALQCNAIHRLKRTWEEVSRESFRTFRELSEIFSDDNNYSLSRELLVKEGTSKFATLEINPKRAQRRHQQQRDLGVMQGTIPYLGTFLTDLVMMDTAMKDYTEGGLINFEKRRKEFEVIAQIKLLQLASNNYSFTQDSHFREWFACVEKLSEAESYNLSCEIEPLSESASNTLRAKKNGGIMKRWSDRQLTEAGCSGAAGSHSKSFDQSHYRPYQGGGGDSGDALSVTSVSSSGSDLEDVNASFLSDSPEGHERKVSEKEAAVKFTSTPSVKLTVSALGREAPAADTTSTFWECTSLSSLDTSGMGSSSGSASGSSSASSSSVSSSTPLSASRSHKRSVSAVSNYSTLSLPLYNQQVDDCCIIRVSLDVENGNLYKSILVTSQDKTPAVIRKAMIKHNLEREKSEDYELMQKISEDKELRIPDNANVFYAMNSTANYDFVLKKRGLARPVRAKNVASSTLPRMKQKGLKIAKGIF; translated from the exons ATGGTCTCTTTCCCGGGGATGCAAGCCGAGGCGCGCAGCCTGAAGCCGGGACCTCTGCCGGAGATGTTCGACTCGTCCTGGAAGGTCCGGAGCATTTGGGACGCGGTGAggctggaggtggtggaggaccGCAGCCCGGTGGTCCTGCACAGCTTCACCCACCTGGACCCGGACCTGCCGCTgctggag AGCTCGACGCAGGAGATCGGTGAGGAGGCCGAGGACGACGCCATCTTCACCATCACGCTGAGGAAGGTGCAGCTTCACCAGTCGGCCAGCAAGGGGCAGCGATGGCTGGGCGTGGACACGGACTCGGCCCTGAGCCTCTACGAGACCTGCAAGGTGCGCACCATCAAGGCCGGCACGCTGGAGAGGCTGGTGGAGTACATGGTGTCGGCGTTCAGGGGCAAAGACTCCACCTACGTCACCATCTTCCTCTGCACCTACCGCTCCTTCGCCTCCACCAAGCAGGTGCTGGATCTCCTGCTCAACAG GTATGCCAAGCTCCAAAACGTGCCTGCAGCCACAGCACACAGAGTCTCCCAGGACGactgcacagagctgagaaa cacTGTCTCGTCCATCCTGGGCGCGTGGCTGGACCAGTACTCCGAGGACTTCTGGACTCCTCCCAACTACGACTGCCTGCACCAGCTGCTGTCCTACCTTCACCACCACTTCGCCGGCTCGGACCTGGAGCGCCGCGCCCGCAACCTGGTGGCCCACTTCCACCGCCGACAGCAGTGTGAGCCTGATCCTGAGG GGGAACACATCGGCTGCCCGTTCGCTACGCAGGAAGAGAGCGGCTTCGAGGACGAGCTTCCTGCTTTCAGTTTCCTGTCGTTCGACCCCATCATGGTCGCAGAGCAGTTCACGTTAATGGACGCG GATCTGTTTAAGAAGGTGGTGTCCTACCACTGTCTGGGCGGCATCTGGTCTCAGCGGGATAAGAAGGGGAAGGAGCACCTGGCTCCCACCATCAGAGCCACCGTGGCCCAGTTCAACTCCGTCACTAACTGCGTCATCACCACCTGCCTGAGCAACCCGACGCTGAAGCCCAACCAGAGAGCGCGGCTGCTGGAGCGGTGGATAGACGTGGCTCGG GAGTGTCGGATCCTGAAGAACTTCTCGTCGCTGCGTGCCATCCTCTCCGCCCTGCAGTGCAACGCCATCCACCGCCTGAAGAGGACCTGGGAGGAAGTGTCACG AGAGAGCTTCCGCACCTTCCGCGAGCTGTCGGAGATCTTCTCAgacgacaacaactactcccTCAGCCGAGAGCTGCTGGTGAAG GAGGGCACTTCTAAGTTTGCAACGTTGGAGATCAACCCCAAACGAGCCCAGAGGagacaccagcagcagagagaccTG GGGGTGATGCAGGGGACGATTCCCTACCTGGGGACCTTTCTGACGGACCTGGTGATGATGGACACTGCCATGAAGGACTACACTGAG GGTGGTCTCATCAACTttgagaagagaagaaag GAGTTCGAGGTGATCGCTCAGATCAAGCTGCTTCAGTTGGCCTCCAACAACTACAGCTTCACTCAGGACAGCCACTTCAGAGAGTGGTTCGCATGCGTGGAGAAGCTCAGCGAGGCCGAGAG CTACAACCTGTCCTGTGAGATCGAGCCTCTGTCGGAGTCGGCCAGCAACACGCTCAGGGCCAAGAAGAACGGAGGAATCATGAAGCGCTGGAGCGA TCGTCAGTTGACCGAGGCCGGCTGCAGCGGCGCCGCAGGCTCTCACTCCAAGTCCTTCGACCAGTCACACTACAGACCGTACCAAGGAGGCGGGGGGGACAGCGGCGATGCTCTCAGCGTCACCTCGGTCAGCTCCAGTGGCTCGGACCTGGAGGACGTGAACGCCAGCTTCTTGTCCGACTCCCCTGAGGGACACGAGAGGAAGGTGAGCGAAAAGGAAGCTGCAGTAAAGTTT acgTCGACTCCTTCTGTGAAACTCACCGTCTCCGCTCTGGGGAGAGAAGCTCCAGCAGCAGATACTACGTCGACG TTCTGGGAGTGTACGTCTCTGTCGTCTCTGGACACGTCCGGGATGGGCTCCAGCTCCGGCTCGGCCTCCGGCTCCAgcagcgcctcctcctcctccgtctcctcgtCCACCCCGCTGTCGGCGTCCCGCTCACACAAGCGCTCGGTGTCGGCCGTGTCCAACTACTCCACCCTGTCGCTGCCGCTGTACAACCAGCAGGTGGACGACTGCTGCATCATCAGGGTCAGTCTGGACGTGGAGAACGGCAACTTGTACAAGAGCATCCTG GTCACGAGTCAAGACAAGACTCCGGCCGTCATCAGGAAGGCGATGATCAAACACAACCTGGAGCGGGAGAAGTCCGAGGACTACGAGCTGATGCAGAAAATCTCCGAGGACAAAG AGCTGCGAATCCCGGACAACGCCAACGTTTTCTACGCCATGAACTCCACTGCCAACTACGACTTTGTGCTGAAGAAGCGCGGCTTGGCTCGGCCGGTGCGAGCCAAGAACGTGGCCAGTTCGACGCTGCCTCGCATGAAGCAGAAGGGACTGAAAATCGCGAAGGGGATCTTCTGA
- the ralgds gene encoding ral guanine nucleotide dissociation stimulator isoform X2, translating into MVSFPGMQAEARSLKPGPLPEMFDSSWKVRSIWDAVRLEVVEDRSPVVLHSFTHLDPDLPLLESSTQEIGEEAEDDAIFTITLRKVQLHQSASKGQRWLGVDTDSALSLYETCKVRTIKAGTLERLVEYMVSAFRGKDSTYVTIFLCTYRSFASTKQVLDLLLNRYAKLQNVPAATAHRVSQDDCTELRNTVSSILGAWLDQYSEDFWTPPNYDCLHQLLSYLHHHFAGSDLERRARNLVAHFHRRQQCEPDPEGEHIGCPFATQEESGFEDELPAFSFLSFDPIMVAEQFTLMDADLFKKVVSYHCLGGIWSQRDKKGKEHLAPTIRATVAQFNSVTNCVITTCLSNPTLKPNQRARLLERWIDVARECRILKNFSSLRAILSALQCNAIHRLKRTWEEVSRESFRTFRELSEIFSDDNNYSLSRELLVKEGTSKFATLEINPKRAQRRHQQQRDLGVMQGTIPYLGTFLTDLVMMDTAMKDYTEGGLINFEKRRKEFEVIAQIKLLQLASNNYSFTQDSHFREWFACVEKLSEAESYNLSCEIEPLSESASNTLRAKKNGGIMKRWSDRQLTEAGCSGAAGSHSKSFDQSHYRPYQGGGGDSGDALSVTSVSSSGSDLEDVNASFLSDSPEGHERKTSTPSVKLTVSALGREAPAADTTSTFWECTSLSSLDTSGMGSSSGSASGSSSASSSSVSSSTPLSASRSHKRSVSAVSNYSTLSLPLYNQQVDDCCIIRVSLDVENGNLYKSILVTSQDKTPAVIRKAMIKHNLEREKSEDYELMQKISEDKELRIPDNANVFYAMNSTANYDFVLKKRGLARPVRAKNVASSTLPRMKQKGLKIAKGIF; encoded by the exons ATGGTCTCTTTCCCGGGGATGCAAGCCGAGGCGCGCAGCCTGAAGCCGGGACCTCTGCCGGAGATGTTCGACTCGTCCTGGAAGGTCCGGAGCATTTGGGACGCGGTGAggctggaggtggtggaggaccGCAGCCCGGTGGTCCTGCACAGCTTCACCCACCTGGACCCGGACCTGCCGCTgctggag AGCTCGACGCAGGAGATCGGTGAGGAGGCCGAGGACGACGCCATCTTCACCATCACGCTGAGGAAGGTGCAGCTTCACCAGTCGGCCAGCAAGGGGCAGCGATGGCTGGGCGTGGACACGGACTCGGCCCTGAGCCTCTACGAGACCTGCAAGGTGCGCACCATCAAGGCCGGCACGCTGGAGAGGCTGGTGGAGTACATGGTGTCGGCGTTCAGGGGCAAAGACTCCACCTACGTCACCATCTTCCTCTGCACCTACCGCTCCTTCGCCTCCACCAAGCAGGTGCTGGATCTCCTGCTCAACAG GTATGCCAAGCTCCAAAACGTGCCTGCAGCCACAGCACACAGAGTCTCCCAGGACGactgcacagagctgagaaa cacTGTCTCGTCCATCCTGGGCGCGTGGCTGGACCAGTACTCCGAGGACTTCTGGACTCCTCCCAACTACGACTGCCTGCACCAGCTGCTGTCCTACCTTCACCACCACTTCGCCGGCTCGGACCTGGAGCGCCGCGCCCGCAACCTGGTGGCCCACTTCCACCGCCGACAGCAGTGTGAGCCTGATCCTGAGG GGGAACACATCGGCTGCCCGTTCGCTACGCAGGAAGAGAGCGGCTTCGAGGACGAGCTTCCTGCTTTCAGTTTCCTGTCGTTCGACCCCATCATGGTCGCAGAGCAGTTCACGTTAATGGACGCG GATCTGTTTAAGAAGGTGGTGTCCTACCACTGTCTGGGCGGCATCTGGTCTCAGCGGGATAAGAAGGGGAAGGAGCACCTGGCTCCCACCATCAGAGCCACCGTGGCCCAGTTCAACTCCGTCACTAACTGCGTCATCACCACCTGCCTGAGCAACCCGACGCTGAAGCCCAACCAGAGAGCGCGGCTGCTGGAGCGGTGGATAGACGTGGCTCGG GAGTGTCGGATCCTGAAGAACTTCTCGTCGCTGCGTGCCATCCTCTCCGCCCTGCAGTGCAACGCCATCCACCGCCTGAAGAGGACCTGGGAGGAAGTGTCACG AGAGAGCTTCCGCACCTTCCGCGAGCTGTCGGAGATCTTCTCAgacgacaacaactactcccTCAGCCGAGAGCTGCTGGTGAAG GAGGGCACTTCTAAGTTTGCAACGTTGGAGATCAACCCCAAACGAGCCCAGAGGagacaccagcagcagagagaccTG GGGGTGATGCAGGGGACGATTCCCTACCTGGGGACCTTTCTGACGGACCTGGTGATGATGGACACTGCCATGAAGGACTACACTGAG GGTGGTCTCATCAACTttgagaagagaagaaag GAGTTCGAGGTGATCGCTCAGATCAAGCTGCTTCAGTTGGCCTCCAACAACTACAGCTTCACTCAGGACAGCCACTTCAGAGAGTGGTTCGCATGCGTGGAGAAGCTCAGCGAGGCCGAGAG CTACAACCTGTCCTGTGAGATCGAGCCTCTGTCGGAGTCGGCCAGCAACACGCTCAGGGCCAAGAAGAACGGAGGAATCATGAAGCGCTGGAGCGA TCGTCAGTTGACCGAGGCCGGCTGCAGCGGCGCCGCAGGCTCTCACTCCAAGTCCTTCGACCAGTCACACTACAGACCGTACCAAGGAGGCGGGGGGGACAGCGGCGATGCTCTCAGCGTCACCTCGGTCAGCTCCAGTGGCTCGGACCTGGAGGACGTGAACGCCAGCTTCTTGTCCGACTCCCCTGAGGGACACGAGAGGAAG acgTCGACTCCTTCTGTGAAACTCACCGTCTCCGCTCTGGGGAGAGAAGCTCCAGCAGCAGATACTACGTCGACG TTCTGGGAGTGTACGTCTCTGTCGTCTCTGGACACGTCCGGGATGGGCTCCAGCTCCGGCTCGGCCTCCGGCTCCAgcagcgcctcctcctcctccgtctcctcgtCCACCCCGCTGTCGGCGTCCCGCTCACACAAGCGCTCGGTGTCGGCCGTGTCCAACTACTCCACCCTGTCGCTGCCGCTGTACAACCAGCAGGTGGACGACTGCTGCATCATCAGGGTCAGTCTGGACGTGGAGAACGGCAACTTGTACAAGAGCATCCTG GTCACGAGTCAAGACAAGACTCCGGCCGTCATCAGGAAGGCGATGATCAAACACAACCTGGAGCGGGAGAAGTCCGAGGACTACGAGCTGATGCAGAAAATCTCCGAGGACAAAG AGCTGCGAATCCCGGACAACGCCAACGTTTTCTACGCCATGAACTCCACTGCCAACTACGACTTTGTGCTGAAGAAGCGCGGCTTGGCTCGGCCGGTGCGAGCCAAGAACGTGGCCAGTTCGACGCTGCCTCGCATGAAGCAGAAGGGACTGAAAATCGCGAAGGGGATCTTCTGA
- the ralgds gene encoding ral guanine nucleotide dissociation stimulator isoform X3 produces the protein METKSLFSLHRALAQPVKMCMFDFPVTILDDLSSTQEIGEEAEDDAIFTITLRKVQLHQSASKGQRWLGVDTDSALSLYETCKVRTIKAGTLERLVEYMVSAFRGKDSTYVTIFLCTYRSFASTKQVLDLLLNRYAKLQNVPAATAHRVSQDDCTELRNTVSSILGAWLDQYSEDFWTPPNYDCLHQLLSYLHHHFAGSDLERRARNLVAHFHRRQQCEPDPEGEHIGCPFATQEESGFEDELPAFSFLSFDPIMVAEQFTLMDADLFKKVVSYHCLGGIWSQRDKKGKEHLAPTIRATVAQFNSVTNCVITTCLSNPTLKPNQRARLLERWIDVARECRILKNFSSLRAILSALQCNAIHRLKRTWEEVSRESFRTFRELSEIFSDDNNYSLSRELLVKEGTSKFATLEINPKRAQRRHQQQRDLGVMQGTIPYLGTFLTDLVMMDTAMKDYTEGGLINFEKRRKEFEVIAQIKLLQLASNNYSFTQDSHFREWFACVEKLSEAESYNLSCEIEPLSESASNTLRAKKNGGIMKRWSDRQLTEAGCSGAAGSHSKSFDQSHYRPYQGGGGDSGDALSVTSVSSSGSDLEDVNASFLSDSPEGHERKVSEKEAAVKFTSTPSVKLTVSALGREAPAADTTSTFWECTSLSSLDTSGMGSSSGSASGSSSASSSSVSSSTPLSASRSHKRSVSAVSNYSTLSLPLYNQQVDDCCIIRVSLDVENGNLYKSILVTSQDKTPAVIRKAMIKHNLEREKSEDYELMQKISEDKELRIPDNANVFYAMNSTANYDFVLKKRGLARPVRAKNVASSTLPRMKQKGLKIAKGIF, from the exons AGCTCGACGCAGGAGATCGGTGAGGAGGCCGAGGACGACGCCATCTTCACCATCACGCTGAGGAAGGTGCAGCTTCACCAGTCGGCCAGCAAGGGGCAGCGATGGCTGGGCGTGGACACGGACTCGGCCCTGAGCCTCTACGAGACCTGCAAGGTGCGCACCATCAAGGCCGGCACGCTGGAGAGGCTGGTGGAGTACATGGTGTCGGCGTTCAGGGGCAAAGACTCCACCTACGTCACCATCTTCCTCTGCACCTACCGCTCCTTCGCCTCCACCAAGCAGGTGCTGGATCTCCTGCTCAACAG GTATGCCAAGCTCCAAAACGTGCCTGCAGCCACAGCACACAGAGTCTCCCAGGACGactgcacagagctgagaaa cacTGTCTCGTCCATCCTGGGCGCGTGGCTGGACCAGTACTCCGAGGACTTCTGGACTCCTCCCAACTACGACTGCCTGCACCAGCTGCTGTCCTACCTTCACCACCACTTCGCCGGCTCGGACCTGGAGCGCCGCGCCCGCAACCTGGTGGCCCACTTCCACCGCCGACAGCAGTGTGAGCCTGATCCTGAGG GGGAACACATCGGCTGCCCGTTCGCTACGCAGGAAGAGAGCGGCTTCGAGGACGAGCTTCCTGCTTTCAGTTTCCTGTCGTTCGACCCCATCATGGTCGCAGAGCAGTTCACGTTAATGGACGCG GATCTGTTTAAGAAGGTGGTGTCCTACCACTGTCTGGGCGGCATCTGGTCTCAGCGGGATAAGAAGGGGAAGGAGCACCTGGCTCCCACCATCAGAGCCACCGTGGCCCAGTTCAACTCCGTCACTAACTGCGTCATCACCACCTGCCTGAGCAACCCGACGCTGAAGCCCAACCAGAGAGCGCGGCTGCTGGAGCGGTGGATAGACGTGGCTCGG GAGTGTCGGATCCTGAAGAACTTCTCGTCGCTGCGTGCCATCCTCTCCGCCCTGCAGTGCAACGCCATCCACCGCCTGAAGAGGACCTGGGAGGAAGTGTCACG AGAGAGCTTCCGCACCTTCCGCGAGCTGTCGGAGATCTTCTCAgacgacaacaactactcccTCAGCCGAGAGCTGCTGGTGAAG GAGGGCACTTCTAAGTTTGCAACGTTGGAGATCAACCCCAAACGAGCCCAGAGGagacaccagcagcagagagaccTG GGGGTGATGCAGGGGACGATTCCCTACCTGGGGACCTTTCTGACGGACCTGGTGATGATGGACACTGCCATGAAGGACTACACTGAG GGTGGTCTCATCAACTttgagaagagaagaaag GAGTTCGAGGTGATCGCTCAGATCAAGCTGCTTCAGTTGGCCTCCAACAACTACAGCTTCACTCAGGACAGCCACTTCAGAGAGTGGTTCGCATGCGTGGAGAAGCTCAGCGAGGCCGAGAG CTACAACCTGTCCTGTGAGATCGAGCCTCTGTCGGAGTCGGCCAGCAACACGCTCAGGGCCAAGAAGAACGGAGGAATCATGAAGCGCTGGAGCGA TCGTCAGTTGACCGAGGCCGGCTGCAGCGGCGCCGCAGGCTCTCACTCCAAGTCCTTCGACCAGTCACACTACAGACCGTACCAAGGAGGCGGGGGGGACAGCGGCGATGCTCTCAGCGTCACCTCGGTCAGCTCCAGTGGCTCGGACCTGGAGGACGTGAACGCCAGCTTCTTGTCCGACTCCCCTGAGGGACACGAGAGGAAGGTGAGCGAAAAGGAAGCTGCAGTAAAGTTT acgTCGACTCCTTCTGTGAAACTCACCGTCTCCGCTCTGGGGAGAGAAGCTCCAGCAGCAGATACTACGTCGACG TTCTGGGAGTGTACGTCTCTGTCGTCTCTGGACACGTCCGGGATGGGCTCCAGCTCCGGCTCGGCCTCCGGCTCCAgcagcgcctcctcctcctccgtctcctcgtCCACCCCGCTGTCGGCGTCCCGCTCACACAAGCGCTCGGTGTCGGCCGTGTCCAACTACTCCACCCTGTCGCTGCCGCTGTACAACCAGCAGGTGGACGACTGCTGCATCATCAGGGTCAGTCTGGACGTGGAGAACGGCAACTTGTACAAGAGCATCCTG GTCACGAGTCAAGACAAGACTCCGGCCGTCATCAGGAAGGCGATGATCAAACACAACCTGGAGCGGGAGAAGTCCGAGGACTACGAGCTGATGCAGAAAATCTCCGAGGACAAAG AGCTGCGAATCCCGGACAACGCCAACGTTTTCTACGCCATGAACTCCACTGCCAACTACGACTTTGTGCTGAAGAAGCGCGGCTTGGCTCGGCCGGTGCGAGCCAAGAACGTGGCCAGTTCGACGCTGCCTCGCATGAAGCAGAAGGGACTGAAAATCGCGAAGGGGATCTTCTGA
- the ralgds gene encoding ral guanine nucleotide dissociation stimulator isoform X6 produces the protein MIMLEKQSSTQEIGEEAEDDAIFTITLRKVQLHQSASKGQRWLGVDTDSALSLYETCKVRTIKAGTLERLVEYMVSAFRGKDSTYVTIFLCTYRSFASTKQVLDLLLNRYAKLQNVPAATAHRVSQDDCTELRNTVSSILGAWLDQYSEDFWTPPNYDCLHQLLSYLHHHFAGSDLERRARNLVAHFHRRQQCEPDPEGEHIGCPFATQEESGFEDELPAFSFLSFDPIMVAEQFTLMDADLFKKVVSYHCLGGIWSQRDKKGKEHLAPTIRATVAQFNSVTNCVITTCLSNPTLKPNQRARLLERWIDVARECRILKNFSSLRAILSALQCNAIHRLKRTWEEVSRESFRTFRELSEIFSDDNNYSLSRELLVKEGTSKFATLEINPKRAQRRHQQQRDLGVMQGTIPYLGTFLTDLVMMDTAMKDYTEGGLINFEKRRKEFEVIAQIKLLQLASNNYSFTQDSHFREWFACVEKLSEAESYNLSCEIEPLSESASNTLRAKKNGGIMKRWSDRQLTEAGCSGAAGSHSKSFDQSHYRPYQGGGGDSGDALSVTSVSSSGSDLEDVNASFLSDSPEGHERKVSEKEAAVKFTSTPSVKLTVSALGREAPAADTTSTFWECTSLSSLDTSGMGSSSGSASGSSSASSSSVSSSTPLSASRSHKRSVSAVSNYSTLSLPLYNQQVDDCCIIRVSLDVENGNLYKSILVTSQDKTPAVIRKAMIKHNLEREKSEDYELMQKISEDKELRIPDNANVFYAMNSTANYDFVLKKRGLARPVRAKNVASSTLPRMKQKGLKIAKGIF, from the exons AGCTCGACGCAGGAGATCGGTGAGGAGGCCGAGGACGACGCCATCTTCACCATCACGCTGAGGAAGGTGCAGCTTCACCAGTCGGCCAGCAAGGGGCAGCGATGGCTGGGCGTGGACACGGACTCGGCCCTGAGCCTCTACGAGACCTGCAAGGTGCGCACCATCAAGGCCGGCACGCTGGAGAGGCTGGTGGAGTACATGGTGTCGGCGTTCAGGGGCAAAGACTCCACCTACGTCACCATCTTCCTCTGCACCTACCGCTCCTTCGCCTCCACCAAGCAGGTGCTGGATCTCCTGCTCAACAG GTATGCCAAGCTCCAAAACGTGCCTGCAGCCACAGCACACAGAGTCTCCCAGGACGactgcacagagctgagaaa cacTGTCTCGTCCATCCTGGGCGCGTGGCTGGACCAGTACTCCGAGGACTTCTGGACTCCTCCCAACTACGACTGCCTGCACCAGCTGCTGTCCTACCTTCACCACCACTTCGCCGGCTCGGACCTGGAGCGCCGCGCCCGCAACCTGGTGGCCCACTTCCACCGCCGACAGCAGTGTGAGCCTGATCCTGAGG GGGAACACATCGGCTGCCCGTTCGCTACGCAGGAAGAGAGCGGCTTCGAGGACGAGCTTCCTGCTTTCAGTTTCCTGTCGTTCGACCCCATCATGGTCGCAGAGCAGTTCACGTTAATGGACGCG GATCTGTTTAAGAAGGTGGTGTCCTACCACTGTCTGGGCGGCATCTGGTCTCAGCGGGATAAGAAGGGGAAGGAGCACCTGGCTCCCACCATCAGAGCCACCGTGGCCCAGTTCAACTCCGTCACTAACTGCGTCATCACCACCTGCCTGAGCAACCCGACGCTGAAGCCCAACCAGAGAGCGCGGCTGCTGGAGCGGTGGATAGACGTGGCTCGG GAGTGTCGGATCCTGAAGAACTTCTCGTCGCTGCGTGCCATCCTCTCCGCCCTGCAGTGCAACGCCATCCACCGCCTGAAGAGGACCTGGGAGGAAGTGTCACG AGAGAGCTTCCGCACCTTCCGCGAGCTGTCGGAGATCTTCTCAgacgacaacaactactcccTCAGCCGAGAGCTGCTGGTGAAG GAGGGCACTTCTAAGTTTGCAACGTTGGAGATCAACCCCAAACGAGCCCAGAGGagacaccagcagcagagagaccTG GGGGTGATGCAGGGGACGATTCCCTACCTGGGGACCTTTCTGACGGACCTGGTGATGATGGACACTGCCATGAAGGACTACACTGAG GGTGGTCTCATCAACTttgagaagagaagaaag GAGTTCGAGGTGATCGCTCAGATCAAGCTGCTTCAGTTGGCCTCCAACAACTACAGCTTCACTCAGGACAGCCACTTCAGAGAGTGGTTCGCATGCGTGGAGAAGCTCAGCGAGGCCGAGAG CTACAACCTGTCCTGTGAGATCGAGCCTCTGTCGGAGTCGGCCAGCAACACGCTCAGGGCCAAGAAGAACGGAGGAATCATGAAGCGCTGGAGCGA TCGTCAGTTGACCGAGGCCGGCTGCAGCGGCGCCGCAGGCTCTCACTCCAAGTCCTTCGACCAGTCACACTACAGACCGTACCAAGGAGGCGGGGGGGACAGCGGCGATGCTCTCAGCGTCACCTCGGTCAGCTCCAGTGGCTCGGACCTGGAGGACGTGAACGCCAGCTTCTTGTCCGACTCCCCTGAGGGACACGAGAGGAAGGTGAGCGAAAAGGAAGCTGCAGTAAAGTTT acgTCGACTCCTTCTGTGAAACTCACCGTCTCCGCTCTGGGGAGAGAAGCTCCAGCAGCAGATACTACGTCGACG TTCTGGGAGTGTACGTCTCTGTCGTCTCTGGACACGTCCGGGATGGGCTCCAGCTCCGGCTCGGCCTCCGGCTCCAgcagcgcctcctcctcctccgtctcctcgtCCACCCCGCTGTCGGCGTCCCGCTCACACAAGCGCTCGGTGTCGGCCGTGTCCAACTACTCCACCCTGTCGCTGCCGCTGTACAACCAGCAGGTGGACGACTGCTGCATCATCAGGGTCAGTCTGGACGTGGAGAACGGCAACTTGTACAAGAGCATCCTG GTCACGAGTCAAGACAAGACTCCGGCCGTCATCAGGAAGGCGATGATCAAACACAACCTGGAGCGGGAGAAGTCCGAGGACTACGAGCTGATGCAGAAAATCTCCGAGGACAAAG AGCTGCGAATCCCGGACAACGCCAACGTTTTCTACGCCATGAACTCCACTGCCAACTACGACTTTGTGCTGAAGAAGCGCGGCTTGGCTCGGCCGGTGCGAGCCAAGAACGTGGCCAGTTCGACGCTGCCTCGCATGAAGCAGAAGGGACTGAAAATCGCGAAGGGGATCTTCTGA